The following is a genomic window from Serratia ficaria.
ACGGCGGCGACATTTTCATCGAAGGCAAGGCGGTGAAGGTGGATTCCCCGGCCAAGGCGATCGAAAACGGCCTGGCGTTCCTCACCGAGGATCGCAAGAAATCCGGCCTGTTCCTGGTGCTGTCGGTGGTCGAGAACATGAGCATCGTCAACCTGTCGGAATATATCGGCAAGAACGGTTTCGTCAGCCATGTGCAGATGGCCAAGGACTGCATGGAGCAGATCAAGAAGCTCAACATCAAGACGCCCACCATGGATCAGATCATCAACAACCTCAGCGGCGGCAACCAGCAGAAGGTGTTGATCGCCCGCTGGCTGCTGGCGCAGCCGAAAATCCTGATCCTCGACGAGCCGACGCGCGGCATCGACGTGGGGGCCAAGGCGGAAATTTATCGCTTGATCAGCGAGCTGGCCAACCGGGGCGTGGCCATCATTCTGGTTTCATCCGAACTGCCGGAGATCCTCGGCATGAGCGATCGGGTGATGGTGATGCACGGCGGTCGCATCACCGGCATTTTGGACAAAGATGACGCGGACCAGGAAAAGATCCTGGCGCTGGCCTCTGAATAACGAAAGGTGAACATCATGAGTAACGTAAAGATTGAGAAGCCGCTCACCTCCGGTTCGGCGGGCAAGGGAGCGCTGTTTTCCGGCCTGAGCGGCAAGATGCCGAAAGACACCGGCATTTTCATCGTGATGATCGGCATTGCGCTGATTTTCGAAATTCTCGGCTGGTACATTCGCGATCAGTCGTTCCTGATGAACCCGAACCGCCTGCTGCTGATCGTGCTGCAGGTGGCGATTATCGGCATCATCGCGGTGGGGGTGACCCAGGTCATCATCACCACCGGCATCGATCTGTCGTCCGGTTCGTTGATTGCACTCACCGCGGTGGTGGCGGCCAGCCTGGCGCAGACCTCCGACAGCATCTCGCCGATGTATCCGGGGCTGCTCGACCTGCCGGCGGCGATCCCGATCGGCGCCGGCATCGGGGTGGGCATCGTCTGCGGCTTCGTGAACGGCTTCCTGATCACCCGCACCGGCATTCCGCCGTTTATCGCCACGCTGGGCATGATGGTATCGGCGCGCGGCCTGGCGCAGTACTACACCAAGGGCAACCCGGTCAGCTTCCTGTCGGACGGCTTCACCTCGATCGGCCAGGGCGCGATGCCGGTGATCATCTTCCTGGTGATTGCGGTGATCTTCCATATTGCGCTGAAACACACCCGCTACGGCAAGTACATCTACGCCATCGGCGGCAACATGACCTCGGCGCGGGTGTCCGGCATCAACGTCAACAAATACCTGGTGACGGTCTACACCATCGCCGGCGGCCTGGCCGGCCTGGCGGGCGTGGTGCTGGCGGCGCGCGTCAGCAGCGGCCAGTCGAGCATGGGGATGTCCTATGAGCTGGACGCCATCGCCGCGGCGGTGATCGGCGGCAGCAGCCTGATGGGCGGCGTCGGGCGCATTACCGGCACGCTGATCGGCGCGGTGATCCTCGGGCTGATCAAGAGCGGTTTTACCTTTATCGGCGTCGATTCCTACATTCAGGACATCATCAAAGGCATCATCATCGTGGCCGCGGTGGCTATCGACATGCGCCGCAACCGCAAGAAACACTGATTGCCGTGAATTGCCGCCGGCGTCGTTTGGCCGGCGGTTTTTTTTTACCTCGGGGAAATCATCATGAAATACGTGAAAAAGATGGTGCTGGCTGCGGTGCTGTGCTGTTCCACTTCGGCGCTGGCGGACACCATCGGCGTGTCGATGGCCTATTTCGACCAGAATTTTCTGACCATCATCCGCCAGTCGATCGATAAAGAAGCCAAGGCGCGCGGCATCAGCGTGCAGTTCGAAGATGCGCGCGGCGACGTCGGCCGGCAAACCGACCAGGTGCAGAGCTTCATCAGCGCCGGGGTGGACGCGATCATCGTCGATCCGGTCAACTCGGCCAGCACGCCGATGATGACCAAAATGGTCCGGGCCGCC
Proteins encoded in this region:
- a CDS encoding ABC transporter permease, coding for MSNVKIEKPLTSGSAGKGALFSGLSGKMPKDTGIFIVMIGIALIFEILGWYIRDQSFLMNPNRLLLIVLQVAIIGIIAVGVTQVIITTGIDLSSGSLIALTAVVAASLAQTSDSISPMYPGLLDLPAAIPIGAGIGVGIVCGFVNGFLITRTGIPPFIATLGMMVSARGLAQYYTKGNPVSFLSDGFTSIGQGAMPVIIFLVIAVIFHIALKHTRYGKYIYAIGGNMTSARVSGINVNKYLVTVYTIAGGLAGLAGVVLAARVSSGQSSMGMSYELDAIAAAVIGGSSLMGGVGRITGTLIGAVILGLIKSGFTFIGVDSYIQDIIKGIIIVAAVAIDMRRNRKKH